From the Leptospira biflexa serovar Patoc strain 'Patoc 1 (Paris)' genome, one window contains:
- a CDS encoding alkaline phosphatase family protein yields MIVKTRVKDKFLIVLCIVIYFILAGCKWEKDYKRAAFLSMQPDTDLILAPYPFNIFDREARDAITLSHYSKEEIKNILADHELSWDSLNTQWQLDTEEENFTKEVNYTSHYTQYPYDTEIPIWIYGPKWFQNGVYSDVIFQQHIPSLYGKILNFGFSNQLSVSAFQKIFKDSNEKPEIIVTIVVDQGGKQLYKAHKGAYPFLESLSSNSVYFKKAKVVHLESHTAVGHMAIGTGAFPKDSQVFSNEIYTFSEGKVHHRPVYQGLNNSFDLSELHSASFSDEWDLSQNNEPVIISQCYANRAAVGMAGHGKEYKDGSNQKTLISPDADFVYWQDVKNLNWSTYPNAFGKPLAAQKYNLYQFYQTHKANIQTHFEAKNPIDFLSKIHHFQGSEFQVKMDGALFRDTIEETILKPNKHKDGKTDLAYLTLKATDAVGHLYGWETKEAEQVLLSTDNEIKTIFEFLKANYGDNFILLVTADHGAAPMPEISNGLFLTHEEFFNSVNELLPESERKKSSLVKWVTHSQLSLNRDLMKSHNVTEEEIIQKILSIEVKQRKFFRKIWKREEIPNVSF; encoded by the coding sequence GTGATTGTGAAAACCAGAGTGAAAGATAAATTTTTGATCGTATTATGCATTGTTATCTATTTCATACTTGCTGGTTGTAAATGGGAAAAAGACTACAAACGTGCTGCCTTTCTATCCATGCAACCTGATACAGATTTAATTCTCGCTCCCTATCCTTTTAATATTTTTGATCGGGAAGCAAGAGATGCAATCACTCTTTCGCATTATTCCAAAGAAGAAATCAAAAATATATTAGCAGATCATGAACTCTCATGGGACTCTCTTAATACACAATGGCAACTGGATACTGAGGAAGAGAATTTTACAAAAGAAGTGAACTATACCTCCCATTACACCCAATATCCTTATGATACCGAAATTCCAATTTGGATTTACGGTCCCAAATGGTTTCAGAATGGAGTGTATTCGGATGTAATTTTCCAACAACACATTCCATCTTTATATGGAAAAATATTAAACTTTGGTTTTTCCAATCAATTATCTGTCAGCGCATTTCAAAAAATATTTAAAGATTCAAATGAGAAACCTGAAATCATAGTGACTATCGTTGTTGACCAAGGTGGAAAACAACTCTATAAAGCACATAAAGGAGCGTATCCTTTCCTAGAATCATTATCTTCCAATTCCGTTTACTTCAAAAAAGCGAAAGTAGTGCATTTAGAATCACATACAGCAGTTGGTCACATGGCAATCGGAACAGGTGCTTTTCCAAAAGATTCACAGGTTTTTTCTAATGAAATTTATACATTTTCAGAAGGGAAAGTACATCATAGACCTGTTTACCAAGGTTTAAACAATAGTTTTGATTTGTCGGAACTTCATTCGGCAAGTTTTTCCGATGAATGGGATTTATCTCAAAACAATGAACCTGTAATTATTAGTCAATGTTATGCGAATCGTGCCGCAGTGGGTATGGCGGGACATGGAAAAGAATACAAAGATGGATCGAATCAAAAAACATTGATTTCCCCGGATGCTGATTTTGTCTATTGGCAAGATGTCAAAAACTTAAATTGGTCCACTTATCCAAACGCTTTTGGAAAACCCTTAGCCGCACAAAAATACAATTTATACCAATTCTACCAAACCCATAAAGCAAACATCCAAACACATTTTGAAGCGAAAAACCCTATCGATTTTCTATCAAAAATCCATCACTTTCAAGGATCAGAATTCCAAGTAAAAATGGATGGTGCTTTGTTTCGCGATACAATCGAAGAAACGATTCTCAAACCGAATAAACATAAAGATGGTAAAACAGATTTAGCCTATTTGACTCTAAAAGCGACAGATGCTGTTGGACATTTGTATGGTTGGGAAACAAAAGAGGCAGAACAAGTGTTACTGTCAACTGACAATGAAATCAAAACCATTTTTGAATTTTTAAAGGCAAACTATGGGGACAATTTCATTCTACTGGTAACGGCCGATCATGGTGCAGCCCCAATGCCAGAAATTTCAAACGGATTGTTTTTAACACATGAAGAGTTTTTTAACAGTGTGAATGAATTACTCCCTGAATCAGAAAGAAAAAAATCTTCTCTTGTGAAATGGGTAACTCATTCACAACTTTCACTAAACAGAGATTTGATGAAAAGTCATAATGTCACTGAAGAGGAAATCATACAAAAGATTTTATCCATTGAGGTTAAACAAAGAAAGTTTTTTAGAAAAATTTGGAAACGAGAAGAAATACCGAATGTATCCTTTTAA